Proteins from one Salvelinus sp. IW2-2015 linkage group LG9, ASM291031v2, whole genome shotgun sequence genomic window:
- the atg14 gene encoding beclin 1-associated autophagy-related key regulator — protein sequence MASSLRSEGTLGALPGARPQLRSHLLHSTTTTGSPGSQMVESVDDAEGLYVAVERCPLCNTARRRLTCARCIHAGDFIYFDGRNPERYTEKLERLKMLKEEKERFQQMVITAMDKKVQADQLKWKIMSCKMKIEQLKEAIGCGNEEVKSGKDLLLRSQEESQRLQRRASRHQEKRDKIERHNRRLGELLEKRGKELQGRLEHLAEVRRGHILELTAHIFPTQEEKQGSRDPADVLSECDLALTSSTVSELAEARRTTYLSGRWIWDDQNGETSISITGPRVTLPSNGDCSPYYSWVEEKSTNEGPELDHINPAHTISAALCFATQLINILSHILDVNLPKKLCNSEFCGDSLSRYRFTRAVTKLNTNILHLCFSQHVESELLHPQHTLRNIMFLVSPDNKNLGRTGPYEVTADLEDSMEFVEPEAAGPAEESGDEMVTDEETDLGTDWETVPSPRFCDIPSQPMDLSQSTAMQVSQPVGQAGGMISSAAASVTSWFRGYTGQR from the exons ATGGCATCCTCGCTGCGAAGCGAAGGGACTTTGGGAGCGCTGCCCGGGGCTCGGCCACAGCTTCGCTCGCACCTCCTACACTCCACAACCACCACAGGTTCCCCTGGGTCTCAAATGGTGGAGTCTGTGGACGATGCGGAGGGTTTGTATGTCGCCGTGGAGCGATGTCCCCTCTGCAACACCGCCAGGCGCAGGCTGACGTGCGCCCGATGCATCCATGCAGGCGATTTCATATACTTCGACGGTAGAAACCCTGAACG ATACACAGAAAAATTGGAAAGACTTAAAATGCTGAAGGAGGAGAAAGAACGTTTCCAACAGAT GGTCATTACAGCCATGGACAAGAAAGTCCAGGCAGATCAGCTG AAATGGAAGATCATGTCATGCAAGATGAAAATAGAGCAGCTGAAGGAGGCTATTGGTTGTGGGAATGAAGAGGTGAAAAGTG gtAAGGACCTGCTGCTTCGCTCCCAAGAGGAGAGCCAGAGGCTGCAGCGGCGGGCCAGCCGCCATCAGGAGAAGAGGGACAAGATCGAGAGACACAACCGGCGGCTGGGAGAGCTGCTGGAGAAGAGGGGCAAGGAGCTGCAGGGTCGTCTGGAGCACCTGGCTGAGGTCCGCAGAGGACACATCCTGGAGCTCACCGCTCACATCTTCCCCACACAGGAGGAGAAACAGGGTAGCAG GGACCCAGCAGACGTGTTGTCGGAGTGTGACTTGGCCCTGACCTCCAGCACGGTGAGTGAGTTGGCTGAGGCCCGCCGCACCACCTACCTGTCAGGGCGCTGGATCTGGGATGACCAGAATGGAGAGACCTCCATTAGCATCACTGGACCCAGGGTCACGCTGCCCAGCAACGGGGACTGCTCCCCCTATTACAGCTGGGTGGAGGAGAAGAGCACCAACGAGGGGCCCG AGCTGGACCACATCAACCCAGCCCACACCATCAGTGCTGCCCTCTGTTTTGCTACCCAGCTCATCAACATCCTCTCTCACATCCTGGATGTCAATCTGCCCAAGAAGTTGTGTAACAGTGAGTTCTGTGGTGACAGCCTGAGCAGGTACAGGTTCACCCGGGCTGTCACCAAGCTCAACACCAACATCCTTCACCTCTGCTTCTCACAG CATGTTGAGAGTGAGCTGCTGCACCCTCAACACACCCTGAGGAACATCATGTTCCTGGTCTCTCCCGACAACAAGAACCTGGGCAG GACGGGTCCGTATGAGGTGACTGCTGACCTGGAGGACTCCATGGAGTTTGTTGAGCCGGAGGCGGCCGGCCCGGCGGAGGAAAGCGGGGATGAGATGGTGACGGATGAGGAGACAGACCTGGGGACAGACTGGGAAACGGTCCCCAGCCCGCGCTTCTGTGACATCCCCTCCCAACCCATGGACCTGTCCCAGAGCACAGCCATGCAGGTGTCTCAGCCCGTGGGCCAAGCCGGAGGCATGATCTCCTCAGCAGCAGCATCCGTCACCTCCTGGTTTCGGGGCTACACCGGCCagcgctga
- the fbxo34 gene encoding F-box only protein 34 isoform X1: protein MHERCESTSYCKATASSHSEHRTPPPNLLLSAWRAAAMHLKPYPKLQKKEFHLESSQDSQRGLHHMSQQGALSLRTEWGVRPALVGSSSSGLGPGTARSPLSVISTNTLCCSDNSNSTHGNSDSGLQTSRLSVSGGNVFHSSTTWARRKTSYTTTSSLLLLPTSTGSGGSENQEASLGVSYQGEDGDGPLDIWAVIKPGNTKEKIAIFASPQCRGSLVNGDCGGEPVREAREGDLVSSISVRPVSVKMKSCWEDEGGSVAKRRRRSGHRGHHQDRDRQSPRALERQSPLSLNKNSPEEVTLGESPRVPECGVVGVGGEQVCRVEGEEGSETGTGKALSVVELVAALEQRASDKQGDSKPVSLRSSTSITLSRGLSLTQEPQQPKAPDQSPQGTDEEAECVKVSDMVAKLESECLKRRSVPREGSGTGGELSRNNSLRRRVGRVLLAGADACSISAQPPPSPTGPQHGLEETTGVQHLHASPSEGHPSVSTIHTDKLVPSSCHEASRSSDPASPSHSVDSGCGASVHAVREPEEMCESQERQEGSRVIEAGQDLYFQLQSERASSSLQSEEPLPGMLFFSHPLPSQPALEQHTLLHPDSTRTQDTESSPQLTRDLAEPSKTQPCDPPITSLLPETISHSENWAKEEEDEREEEKAVSEGEGSAFSQCETVPFPLRRLVSHEFLEMRFKIQLLLEPQQYMAFLPHHIIIKIFCLLPTENLAALKCTCHYFKFLIESYGVRPADSRWVCDPRYKDDPCKQCKKRYGRGDVSLCRWHHKPYCQALPYGPGYWMCCHGSHKDTPGCNVGLHDNRWVPAFHSINMPIYKKPRAVTEE, encoded by the exons ATGCATGAGAGATGTGAATCTACAAGTTACTGCAAAGCTACCGCCTCCTCTCACAGCGAACATAGGACACCACCACCCAACCTGCTGCTGTCAGCCTGGAG GGCTGCAGCCATGCACCTCAAGCCATACCCCAAACTGCAGAAGAAAGAGTTCCACCTAGAGTCCAGTCAGGACAGCCAGAGAGGCCTTCACCATATGAGCCAGCAGGGGGCCCTGTCTCTGAGAACAGAGTGGGGGGTCCGTCCAGCCCTGGTGGGCTCGTCTAGCAGCGGGCTCGGCCCGGGCACGGCCCGGTCCCCCCTTAGTGTCATATCCACCAACACCCTGTGCTGCAGTGACAACAGTAATAGTACCCACGGCAACAGTGATAGTGGGCTGCAGACCTCAAGGCTGAGTGTGTCTGGGGGAAATGTATTCCACAGTAGTACAACCTGGGCTCGGAGGAAAACCTCCTACACCACCACCTCGTCCCTGCTGCTCCTCCCCACCTCTACAGGCTCGGGGGGATCTGAGAACCAGGAGGCCTCCCTTGGCGTCTCCTACCAGGGGGAGGACGGAGATGGACCGCTGGACATCTGGGCTGTCATCAAGCCCGGCAACACCAAGGAGAAAATCGCCATCTTCGCCTCGCCCCAGTGCCGCGGCAGCCTCGTGAATGGTGACTGTGGAGGAGAGCCGGTCAGGGAGGCGCGTGAGGGAGACTTGGTGAGCAGCATCTCAGTGAGGCCGGTGTCTGTGAAGATGAAAAGCTGTTGGGAGGACGAGGGTGGCTCTGTGGCCAAGCGCAGGAGGAGGTCAGGGCATCGGGGCCACCACCAGGACAGAGACCGACAGTCACCCAGAGCCCTAGAGAGACAGAGCCCACTGAGTCTCAACAAGAACAGCCCTGAAGAGGTGACCCTTGGCGAGAGCCCTAGAGTGCCTGAGTGTGGGGTTGTAGGGGTGGGTGGGGAGCAGGTATGTAGGGTAGAGGGCGAGGAGGGGAGTGAGACTGGGACGGGCAAGGCTCTCTCTGTGGTGGAGTTGGTAGCCGCCTTGGAGCAGAGAGCCAGCGACAAGCAAGGGGACTCTAAGCCTGTCTCTCTGCGGAGCTCCACTAGCATTACCTTATCCAGGGGGCTGTCACTGACCCAAGAGCCCCAGCAGCCCAAAGCCCCAGACCAGAGCCCCCAGGGGACCGATGAGGAGGCAGAGTGTGTAAAGGTGTCGGACATGGTGGCCAAGCTGGAGTCAGAGTGCCTGAAGCGCCGGAGTGTTCCAAGGGAAGGGTCCGGAACTGGGGGAGAGCTGTCGCGCAACAACAGCCTGCGGAGGAGGGTGGGCCGGGTGTTACTGGCAGGAGCAGACGCCTGCTCCATCTCAGCCCAGCCACCTCCGTCTCCCACCGGGCCCCAGCACGGACTAGAGGAGACCACGGGGGTGCAGCACCTCCACGCTAGTCCCTCTGAGGGCCATCCCTCTGTTAGCACCATCCACACGGACAAACTAGTTCCCAGCAGCTGCCATGAAGCTTCCCGTTCCTCTGACCCAGCTTCTCCGTCTCACAGTGTGGACTCTGGGTGTGGAGCCTCCGTCCACGCTGTCAGAGAGCCAGAGGAGATGTGTGAGTCCCAGGAACGGCAGGAGGGGAGCAGGGTCATTGAGGCTGGGCAGGATCTGTACTTCCAGCTCCAGTCAGAGCGGGCCAGCAGCAGTCTACAGAGTGAGGAGCCCCTCCCAGGCATGCTGTTCTTCTCACACCCTCTGCCCTCACAGCCGGCGCTAGaacaacacacactcctacaccCAGACAGTACTCGCACCCAGGACACTGAGTCCAGCCCTCAACTCACCAGAGACTTAGCGGAACCCTCCAAGACTCAGCCCTGCGACCCTCCtatcacctccctcctccctgaaaCCATATCGCACAGTGAGAACTGGgccaaagaggaggaggatgagagggaggaggagaaggcggtgagtgagggagaggggagtgcTTTTAGCCAGTGCGAGACCGTGCCTTTCCCCCTGCGCCGCCTGGTGTCTCACGAGTTCCTGGAGATGCGCTTTAAGATCCAGCTGCTCCTGGAACCCCAGCAGTACATGGCCTTCCTGCCCCACCACATCATCATCAAGATCTTCTGCCTGCTGCCCACAGAGAACTTGGCAGCGCTTAAGTGCACCTGCCACTACTTCAAGTTCCTCATTGAGAGCTACGGCGTTCGACCCGCAGACTCCCGCTGGGTGTGCGACCCCCGCTACAAAGACGATCCCTGCAAGCAGTGTAAAAAGCGGTACGGGCGCGGGGATGTGTCCCTCTGCCGCTGGCACCACAAGCCCTACTGCCAGGCGCTGCCCTACGGCCCCGGGTACTGGATGTGTTGCCATGGTTCCCACAAAGACACGCCCGGCTGCAACGTCGGTCTCCATGACAACCGCTGGGTGCCCGCCTTCCATAGTATCAACATGCCAATCTATAAGAAACCCAGGGCGGTCACTGAGGAGTAG
- the fbxo34 gene encoding F-box only protein 34 isoform X2, whose protein sequence is MNTGEAYFQYLDESPLTHKSPLHLPTCIPQRAAAMHLKPYPKLQKKEFHLESSQDSQRGLHHMSQQGALSLRTEWGVRPALVGSSSSGLGPGTARSPLSVISTNTLCCSDNSNSTHGNSDSGLQTSRLSVSGGNVFHSSTTWARRKTSYTTTSSLLLLPTSTGSGGSENQEASLGVSYQGEDGDGPLDIWAVIKPGNTKEKIAIFASPQCRGSLVNGDCGGEPVREAREGDLVSSISVRPVSVKMKSCWEDEGGSVAKRRRRSGHRGHHQDRDRQSPRALERQSPLSLNKNSPEEVTLGESPRVPECGVVGVGGEQVCRVEGEEGSETGTGKALSVVELVAALEQRASDKQGDSKPVSLRSSTSITLSRGLSLTQEPQQPKAPDQSPQGTDEEAECVKVSDMVAKLESECLKRRSVPREGSGTGGELSRNNSLRRRVGRVLLAGADACSISAQPPPSPTGPQHGLEETTGVQHLHASPSEGHPSVSTIHTDKLVPSSCHEASRSSDPASPSHSVDSGCGASVHAVREPEEMCESQERQEGSRVIEAGQDLYFQLQSERASSSLQSEEPLPGMLFFSHPLPSQPALEQHTLLHPDSTRTQDTESSPQLTRDLAEPSKTQPCDPPITSLLPETISHSENWAKEEEDEREEEKAVSEGEGSAFSQCETVPFPLRRLVSHEFLEMRFKIQLLLEPQQYMAFLPHHIIIKIFCLLPTENLAALKCTCHYFKFLIESYGVRPADSRWVCDPRYKDDPCKQCKKRYGRGDVSLCRWHHKPYCQALPYGPGYWMCCHGSHKDTPGCNVGLHDNRWVPAFHSINMPIYKKPRAVTEE, encoded by the exons ATGAACACAGGAGAAGCTTACTTCCAGTATCTCGACGAGTCCCCCCTCACTCACAAATCACCACTCCACCTACCTACTTGCATACCTCAGAG GGCTGCAGCCATGCACCTCAAGCCATACCCCAAACTGCAGAAGAAAGAGTTCCACCTAGAGTCCAGTCAGGACAGCCAGAGAGGCCTTCACCATATGAGCCAGCAGGGGGCCCTGTCTCTGAGAACAGAGTGGGGGGTCCGTCCAGCCCTGGTGGGCTCGTCTAGCAGCGGGCTCGGCCCGGGCACGGCCCGGTCCCCCCTTAGTGTCATATCCACCAACACCCTGTGCTGCAGTGACAACAGTAATAGTACCCACGGCAACAGTGATAGTGGGCTGCAGACCTCAAGGCTGAGTGTGTCTGGGGGAAATGTATTCCACAGTAGTACAACCTGGGCTCGGAGGAAAACCTCCTACACCACCACCTCGTCCCTGCTGCTCCTCCCCACCTCTACAGGCTCGGGGGGATCTGAGAACCAGGAGGCCTCCCTTGGCGTCTCCTACCAGGGGGAGGACGGAGATGGACCGCTGGACATCTGGGCTGTCATCAAGCCCGGCAACACCAAGGAGAAAATCGCCATCTTCGCCTCGCCCCAGTGCCGCGGCAGCCTCGTGAATGGTGACTGTGGAGGAGAGCCGGTCAGGGAGGCGCGTGAGGGAGACTTGGTGAGCAGCATCTCAGTGAGGCCGGTGTCTGTGAAGATGAAAAGCTGTTGGGAGGACGAGGGTGGCTCTGTGGCCAAGCGCAGGAGGAGGTCAGGGCATCGGGGCCACCACCAGGACAGAGACCGACAGTCACCCAGAGCCCTAGAGAGACAGAGCCCACTGAGTCTCAACAAGAACAGCCCTGAAGAGGTGACCCTTGGCGAGAGCCCTAGAGTGCCTGAGTGTGGGGTTGTAGGGGTGGGTGGGGAGCAGGTATGTAGGGTAGAGGGCGAGGAGGGGAGTGAGACTGGGACGGGCAAGGCTCTCTCTGTGGTGGAGTTGGTAGCCGCCTTGGAGCAGAGAGCCAGCGACAAGCAAGGGGACTCTAAGCCTGTCTCTCTGCGGAGCTCCACTAGCATTACCTTATCCAGGGGGCTGTCACTGACCCAAGAGCCCCAGCAGCCCAAAGCCCCAGACCAGAGCCCCCAGGGGACCGATGAGGAGGCAGAGTGTGTAAAGGTGTCGGACATGGTGGCCAAGCTGGAGTCAGAGTGCCTGAAGCGCCGGAGTGTTCCAAGGGAAGGGTCCGGAACTGGGGGAGAGCTGTCGCGCAACAACAGCCTGCGGAGGAGGGTGGGCCGGGTGTTACTGGCAGGAGCAGACGCCTGCTCCATCTCAGCCCAGCCACCTCCGTCTCCCACCGGGCCCCAGCACGGACTAGAGGAGACCACGGGGGTGCAGCACCTCCACGCTAGTCCCTCTGAGGGCCATCCCTCTGTTAGCACCATCCACACGGACAAACTAGTTCCCAGCAGCTGCCATGAAGCTTCCCGTTCCTCTGACCCAGCTTCTCCGTCTCACAGTGTGGACTCTGGGTGTGGAGCCTCCGTCCACGCTGTCAGAGAGCCAGAGGAGATGTGTGAGTCCCAGGAACGGCAGGAGGGGAGCAGGGTCATTGAGGCTGGGCAGGATCTGTACTTCCAGCTCCAGTCAGAGCGGGCCAGCAGCAGTCTACAGAGTGAGGAGCCCCTCCCAGGCATGCTGTTCTTCTCACACCCTCTGCCCTCACAGCCGGCGCTAGaacaacacacactcctacaccCAGACAGTACTCGCACCCAGGACACTGAGTCCAGCCCTCAACTCACCAGAGACTTAGCGGAACCCTCCAAGACTCAGCCCTGCGACCCTCCtatcacctccctcctccctgaaaCCATATCGCACAGTGAGAACTGGgccaaagaggaggaggatgagagggaggaggagaaggcggtgagtgagggagaggggagtgcTTTTAGCCAGTGCGAGACCGTGCCTTTCCCCCTGCGCCGCCTGGTGTCTCACGAGTTCCTGGAGATGCGCTTTAAGATCCAGCTGCTCCTGGAACCCCAGCAGTACATGGCCTTCCTGCCCCACCACATCATCATCAAGATCTTCTGCCTGCTGCCCACAGAGAACTTGGCAGCGCTTAAGTGCACCTGCCACTACTTCAAGTTCCTCATTGAGAGCTACGGCGTTCGACCCGCAGACTCCCGCTGGGTGTGCGACCCCCGCTACAAAGACGATCCCTGCAAGCAGTGTAAAAAGCGGTACGGGCGCGGGGATGTGTCCCTCTGCCGCTGGCACCACAAGCCCTACTGCCAGGCGCTGCCCTACGGCCCCGGGTACTGGATGTGTTGCCATGGTTCCCACAAAGACACGCCCGGCTGCAACGTCGGTCTCCATGACAACCGCTGGGTGCCCGCCTTCCATAGTATCAACATGCCAATCTATAAGAAACCCAGGGCGGTCACTGAGGAGTAG